The Methanomethylovorans hollandica DSM 15978 genome includes a region encoding these proteins:
- a CDS encoding 30S ribosomal protein S19e, translated as MTTLYDVPASDLISKVAEKLKENEHVQPPEWAAYVKTGAHKELAPMNNNWWYIRCAAVLRTIYTDGPIGVERLRSVYGGKKDMGSQPHRKAKGSGSIAREAAQQLEAAGFVRSLKSGRVVSPAGQSMLDNTAYEVKQALLEKIPGLAKY; from the coding sequence ATGACTACGTTATATGATGTTCCTGCAAGTGACCTGATCTCCAAGGTAGCAGAAAAGTTAAAGGAGAATGAGCATGTACAGCCTCCAGAATGGGCAGCCTATGTTAAGACCGGTGCCCACAAGGAGCTTGCCCCTATGAATAATAACTGGTGGTACATTCGTTGTGCCGCTGTGTTAAGAACTATTTATACTGATGGTCCCATCGGCGTAGAAAGACTACGGTCTGTCTACGGAGGTAAAAAAGATATGGGTTCACAACCCCACAGAAAGGCCAAAGGAAGCGGTTCCATTGCTAGAGAGGCTGCACAGCAGCTCGAAGCAGCGGGTTTCGTTCGATCATTGAAGAGCGGACGTGTTGTGTCTCCTGCTGGTCAATCCATGCTGGACAATACCGCATACGAGGTCAAGCAGGCACTCTTAGAGAAGATACCGGGACTTGCAAAATACTAA
- a CDS encoding DNA-binding protein produces MAGELEDIRRKRLEQLQHQQAAQMHPDIQAAYQQEQMQAEMEAKKQSILRQILTPEARERMTTLKMSRPELVDQLESQLIMLAQNGRLQSQITDEKLKALLAQMQPKKRKTSITRV; encoded by the coding sequence ATGGCAGGTGAACTTGAGGATATCCGCAGAAAGAGGCTTGAACAATTACAGCACCAACAGGCTGCTCAAATGCATCCTGATATTCAGGCTGCTTATCAGCAGGAACAGATGCAGGCTGAAATGGAAGCCAAAAAGCAATCCATTCTTCGGCAGATTCTTACTCCTGAAGCAAGAGAGCGCATGACAACGCTGAAAATGTCCAGGCCCGAGTTGGTAGATCAGCTGGAATCCCAGCTGATAATGCTTGCACAGAATGGGCGCCTGCAGTCACAAATAACAGACGAGAAATTAAAGGCGCTGTTGGCTCAGATGCAACCCAAGAAGCGCAAGACTAGTATAACAAGGGTATGA
- a CDS encoding alpha hydrolase, translated as MKASVLFSGGKDSSLSAILLEPFFEIELVTCTFGVLQVGEVASQAAEKLGFPHRILELDRQVLEDAYGLLIKDGFPRSSINHIHYAAVEQLASEKGVSAVVDGVRRDDRVPVLTIGQSRSIEDRLGIKYICPLKGYGRSAVDYLVNKYLIIDEGQSSEMIKADYETELREITRQRQDENIMRKLFPSHVQSHVIGRKK; from the coding sequence ATGAAGGCATCAGTTCTTTTCAGTGGTGGAAAGGACAGTTCTCTGTCGGCTATATTGCTTGAGCCGTTCTTTGAGATCGAATTGGTGACATGCACTTTCGGTGTGTTACAGGTGGGCGAAGTTGCCAGCCAGGCAGCTGAAAAACTTGGCTTTCCTCATCGGATCCTTGAACTTGACAGGCAGGTGCTGGAAGACGCCTATGGTCTTCTCATAAAGGATGGTTTCCCTCGAAGCTCCATTAACCATATCCATTATGCTGCTGTGGAACAGCTTGCTTCCGAAAAGGGTGTTTCAGCAGTTGTCGATGGAGTACGCCGGGATGACCGTGTTCCTGTATTGACCATTGGCCAGTCCCGCAGCATAGAGGACAGGTTAGGTATAAAATACATATGTCCGCTAAAGGGATATGGCAGATCTGCTGTTGATTATCTGGTAAATAAATATCTGATAATAGACGAAGGACAAAGTTCAGAGATGATCAAGGCAGATTATGAAACAGAATTGCGTGAGATCACACGTCAAAGACAAGATGAAAACATTATGAGGAAGCTTTTTCCTTCGCATGTTCAGTCCCATGTCATTGGCCGTAAGAAATAA
- a CDS encoding 50S ribosomal protein L39e: MSQNTKGQKLRLAKAHRQNHRVPTWVIIKTSRKVVGHPKRRSWRRSDLDAK, translated from the coding sequence GTGAGCCAGAATACTAAAGGACAAAAACTTAGGCTTGCAAAAGCACACAGGCAGAATCACAGGGTTCCAACTTGGGTGATAATCAAGACCTCCAGAAAGGTTGTAGGTCACCCCAAGAGAAGAAGCTGGAGAAGAAGCGATCTGGATGCGAAGTAA
- a CDS encoding 50S ribosomal protein L31e, protein MAEDAVKEQIYTIPLRSIKELPRYRRADKAMTLIRNYLTKHMKVESKQVKLHTTINEKVWERGMQKPPSFIRVRAAKFEDGVVEAELA, encoded by the coding sequence ATGGCAGAAGATGCAGTTAAAGAGCAGATATATACGATCCCCCTGCGTTCAATAAAAGAACTACCCAGGTATAGAAGGGCGGATAAGGCTATGACGCTCATAAGGAATTACCTTACAAAACATATGAAGGTAGAATCTAAACAGGTAAAGTTGCACACGACCATAAATGAGAAGGTATGGGAAAGGGGTATGCAGAAGCCTCCATCCTTTATAAGGGTACGTGCTGCGAAGTTTGAAGATGGAGTAGTAGAGGCAGAACTTGCCTGA
- a CDS encoding translation initiation factor IF-6, whose product MTIPTLDIMDTPIIGVFATCTEDFALVPCGTKASAKDIIADNLHVQVIEVIMSQNSVIGSMIRGNSAGFIVPRGSSLESLQVTGLPISSLPDKLNALGNIVLANDSAALVHPELSDRSIEVISQTLKVDVYRGTIAGLKTVGMAGAATNRGLLVHPRTTTQELAFLEEIFELPVDVGTTNFGTPMVGSGLLANSKGYVAGSKTTGYELGRIEGALGFIAKE is encoded by the coding sequence ATGACAATTCCTACTCTGGATATAATGGATACTCCTATCATAGGAGTTTTCGCTACTTGTACAGAAGACTTTGCTTTGGTGCCTTGTGGTACAAAGGCAAGTGCTAAGGACATCATAGCTGACAATTTGCATGTCCAGGTAATAGAGGTCATAATGAGTCAGAACAGTGTCATTGGCTCTATGATCAGGGGTAACTCCGCTGGCTTTATTGTTCCCAGAGGCAGCTCTCTTGAGAGCTTGCAGGTTACCGGCCTTCCGATCTCTAGTCTTCCAGATAAGTTAAATGCGCTTGGAAATATTGTCCTTGCTAACGATTCGGCTGCTCTGGTCCACCCAGAGTTGTCTGACCGCTCTATTGAAGTCATTTCACAGACTTTGAAAGTGGACGTCTACAGGGGTACTATCGCAGGTCTGAAAACAGTAGGTATGGCTGGGGCAGCAACAAATAGAGGATTGCTTGTGCATCCCAGGACCACTACACAGGAACTGGCATTCCTTGAAGAGATATTTGAACTGCCTGTGGATGTAGGAACTACCAATTTCGGTACTCCCATGGTAGGTTCAGGTCTGCTCGCAAATTCCAAAGGTTATGTGGCAGGTTCCAAGACCACTGGCTATGAGCTGGGCAGGATAGAGGGCGCTCTGGGCTTTATTGCGAAAGAGTAA
- the rpl18a gene encoding 50S ribosomal protein L18Ae, with the protein MKDFVVKGKFKAGCEWEKFTKQVVSQNEKNAEDKVYSIFGSKHGIKRMFIKIESIAEA; encoded by the coding sequence ATGAAGGACTTTGTTGTTAAAGGGAAGTTCAAAGCCGGATGTGAATGGGAAAAATTCACCAAGCAAGTTGTTAGCCAGAATGAAAAGAATGCAGAAGACAAGGTATATTCTATTTTTGGCAGCAAGCATGGCATTAAAAGAATGTTCATAAAAATAGAAAGCATCGCTGAGGCATGA
- the pfdA gene encoding prefoldin subunit alpha, protein MAEMNDTDPRSLLMQHREYQRRAESLQQQLNMVSLSAQDCQRAITTIEELEKEKEGAHTMVPIGSGSFVYAKLDMIDKVVVNVGAGISIEKSVPEAKEILQRRKSELDKILEKMNTTLGQLAQGMQAIETHVAALQQGAQSGTQ, encoded by the coding sequence ATGGCAGAGATGAACGACACGGATCCACGCAGCCTCTTGATGCAACACCGTGAGTATCAGCGCAGAGCAGAGTCTTTACAGCAGCAGCTAAATATGGTGAGCCTGTCTGCACAGGACTGCCAGCGGGCCATCACTACTATTGAGGAGCTGGAAAAAGAAAAAGAAGGCGCCCATACCATGGTCCCAATTGGATCCGGTTCATTCGTCTATGCTAAGCTCGATATGATCGATAAAGTAGTGGTAAATGTTGGAGCTGGCATCAGTATCGAGAAATCCGTTCCTGAAGCAAAGGAAATCCTTCAGAGACGTAAGAGCGAGCTTGATAAGATATTGGAAAAGATGAATACTACCCTGGGGCAATTGGCTCAGGGCATGCAGGCCATCGAAACTCATGTAGCTGCACTGCAGCAGGGTGCTCAGTCAGGCACCCAGTAA
- the ftsY gene encoding signal recognition particle-docking protein FtsY, protein MFNKLKEKLSGFTKSLGKQIDEKAIPVEPAQEEESEIDFISPSTPETEEQLLSGVATEIVNDEVEPQKTIVSDQTTDTKDIDAKASKSPEQKKTGLVSKAKALVFEREFILDEKDLEEPLWDLQIALLESDIALTVAEAITEEVKSELVGSRRKIGKDTTDIVEQALRNALYNVMSANIFDLDDYVRNARKPVHMVFVGINGTGKTTSIAKTAKRFKDMGYSVVLAAGDTFRAGAIDQLQIHGDRVGVKVIRHQEGGDPAAVVYDAIQYAKAHRADIVLSDTAGRMHTNLNLMEQLKKVCRVSTPDLIIFVDEAVAGNDAVERAAQFNEAVPINGSILTKTDADAKGGAAISIAYITGKPILFLGMGQGYDDLQKFDPKWFVDQIFE, encoded by the coding sequence ATGTTCAATAAACTGAAAGAAAAGCTCAGCGGCTTTACAAAAAGTCTCGGCAAGCAGATCGATGAAAAGGCCATTCCTGTGGAGCCTGCTCAGGAAGAAGAATCTGAAATCGATTTCATTTCTCCCTCCACACCAGAAACAGAGGAGCAGCTTCTGTCTGGTGTTGCAACCGAAATTGTGAACGATGAGGTAGAACCTCAGAAGACTATTGTATCCGATCAGACTACAGATACAAAAGATATAGACGCTAAAGCTTCCAAATCCCCTGAGCAGAAGAAGACAGGTCTTGTAAGCAAGGCAAAGGCCCTGGTCTTTGAGCGTGAGTTCATTCTCGATGAGAAGGATCTTGAAGAACCTCTATGGGATCTCCAGATCGCCTTGCTTGAGAGCGATATTGCTCTTACTGTTGCAGAAGCCATTACAGAAGAAGTGAAATCCGAGCTTGTAGGTTCCCGCAGGAAGATAGGTAAGGATACTACTGATATTGTTGAACAGGCTTTGCGTAATGCTTTGTACAATGTGATGAGCGCAAACATTTTTGACCTGGATGATTATGTCAGAAATGCCCGTAAACCCGTACACATGGTCTTTGTTGGCATCAATGGCACTGGAAAGACCACCAGTATCGCCAAGACAGCGAAACGTTTCAAGGACATGGGATATTCCGTAGTCCTTGCAGCTGGTGACACTTTCAGGGCAGGAGCCATAGATCAGTTGCAGATACACGGCGACAGGGTCGGTGTAAAGGTTATCCGACATCAGGAAGGTGGTGACCCAGCAGCGGTTGTTTACGATGCGATACAATATGCTAAGGCTCATAGGGCAGACATAGTGCTTTCAGATACTGCAGGCCGTATGCACACCAACCTCAATCTCATGGAGCAGCTAAAGAAAGTTTGTAGAGTAAGTACTCCAGATCTTATTATTTTCGTGGACGAGGCCGTAGCAGGCAACGATGCCGTAGAGAGGGCTGCCCAGTTCAATGAAGCGGTGCCCATTAATGGCTCCATTTTAACCAAAACAGACGCAGACGCCAAAGGAGGCGCTGCTATATCCATTGCGTATATCACGGGCAAACCCATTCTGTTCCTGGGCATGGGCCAGGGGTACGACGACCTGCAAAAGTTCGATCCCAAGTGGTTCGTGGATCAGATATTTGAGTAA
- the trpA gene encoding tryptophan synthase subunit alpha, with the protein MRIADKFRELKAKNEKALIAYLCAGDPSTDATREYVHALVKGGADIVELGLPFSDPVADGPTIQAASDRALEAGMNTDVYFSLAASIKEHIPLVCMTYYNLIFRRGVEKFVKDCAASGITGIIVPDLPIEEADDILKACKTYDVDMIFMVTPVTDKDRMQKIFSKGSGFIYIVSRLGVTGTRVDVAKSTKEILEKVSTKLPRAVGFGISDGKQAAEVIAAGADAVIVGSAFVNIIASKNNVEERLEQLARELKAGCSGQ; encoded by the coding sequence ATGAGGATAGCAGATAAGTTCCGGGAACTGAAAGCAAAGAATGAGAAAGCCCTCATTGCTTACTTATGTGCAGGTGACCCAAGTACAGATGCCACGAGAGAATATGTGCATGCACTTGTAAAGGGTGGAGCTGACATAGTGGAACTGGGCTTGCCTTTCTCGGACCCTGTGGCAGACGGACCGACTATACAGGCAGCATCTGACAGGGCCCTGGAAGCCGGTATGAACACAGATGTGTATTTCTCTCTTGCAGCATCTATTAAAGAACACATTCCACTAGTATGTATGACATACTATAACCTCATCTTCAGAAGAGGGGTGGAAAAATTCGTGAAGGACTGTGCTGCATCAGGCATCACCGGCATAATAGTGCCTGACCTGCCCATAGAGGAAGCCGATGACATCCTCAAAGCCTGTAAAACATATGACGTTGACATGATATTCATGGTAACCCCTGTAACGGACAAGGACAGGATGCAAAAGATATTCAGCAAAGGTTCGGGATTCATTTATATAGTATCCCGTCTGGGAGTCACAGGAACCCGTGTTGATGTGGCAAAGTCCACAAAAGAGATCCTGGAGAAAGTGAGCACAAAACTTCCCAGAGCAGTAGGCTTTGGCATCTCCGATGGCAAGCAGGCTGCAGAGGTCATAGCAGCCGGTGCCGATGCCGTAATAGTGGGATCGGCCTTCGTGAATATAATCGCTTCTAAGAACAACGTGGAAGAAAGATTAGAACAATTGGCCCGGGAACTGAAGGCCGGATGCAGTGGCCAATAA
- the trpB gene encoding tryptophan synthase subunit beta codes for MQKPTYGRFGGQFVPEVLMPALNELEEEYERYKEAPEFLRELNYYLTEFAGRSTPLYHARNLSKKYGTKIYLKREDLVHGGAHKLNNTIGQALLAKYMGKKRLIAETGAGQHGTATAMAGANMGFETVVYMGAKDVERQRMNVYRMELMGTKVHPVRSGSMTLKDAINEALRDWVTNVENTHYLIGSVVGPHPYPMIVRDFQSVIGTEVKQQIMEKEGRLPDSIVACAGGGSNAMGIFHPFVEDTDVKLLPVEAGGCGMQVQGKTAMHSASLGAGEEGILQGARTLILQDKYGQILESTSVSAGLDYSGVGPELAHLAETGRIQPGSVNDQEALDAFHELCRLEGIIPALESSHALAYIKKMADTGELGDLVVVSLSGRGDKDLETVLKVKATAGDEKL; via the coding sequence ATGCAAAAGCCTACTTATGGGAGGTTCGGTGGCCAGTTCGTGCCCGAAGTGCTGATGCCGGCATTAAATGAACTGGAAGAGGAATACGAGCGATATAAGGAGGCTCCCGAGTTTCTCAGGGAGCTTAACTACTATCTCACAGAGTTCGCCGGTCGAAGCACACCTCTGTACCATGCAAGGAACCTAAGTAAAAAATATGGTACAAAGATATATCTCAAACGTGAGGATCTGGTACACGGTGGTGCTCACAAACTTAACAATACGATAGGACAGGCATTGCTTGCAAAATACATGGGTAAGAAAAGACTTATTGCTGAGACGGGAGCCGGGCAGCATGGCACTGCAACCGCTATGGCCGGAGCTAACATGGGATTTGAGACTGTTGTATATATGGGTGCCAAGGATGTGGAAAGGCAGAGAATGAATGTGTATCGCATGGAACTTATGGGTACAAAGGTGCATCCTGTGAGGTCCGGATCAATGACCCTGAAAGATGCGATAAATGAGGCTCTGAGAGATTGGGTAACCAATGTGGAAAATACACACTATCTTATAGGCTCTGTAGTGGGACCGCATCCTTATCCTATGATCGTGAGGGACTTCCAGAGTGTGATTGGCACGGAAGTCAAACAGCAGATCATGGAAAAAGAGGGAAGGCTTCCTGACTCCATTGTTGCCTGCGCAGGTGGGGGAAGCAATGCCATGGGTATATTCCACCCCTTTGTAGAAGATACTGATGTGAAGCTCTTACCGGTGGAGGCGGGAGGTTGCGGTATGCAGGTGCAGGGGAAGACTGCAATGCATTCTGCTTCCCTTGGAGCGGGTGAGGAGGGGATCTTGCAGGGTGCAAGAACGCTTATCCTGCAGGACAAGTACGGACAGATCCTTGAATCTACATCTGTGTCTGCCGGACTGGATTATTCAGGAGTGGGACCTGAACTTGCGCACCTGGCAGAGACAGGCAGAATTCAGCCAGGCAGTGTGAATGATCAGGAAGCTCTGGATGCATTCCATGAACTTTGCAGGCTTGAAGGTATAATCCCGGCGCTGGAATCATCTCATGCACTGGCATACATAAAGAAAATGGCAGACACAGGTGAACTTGGGGACCTGGTGGTAGTGAGCCTTTCAGGAAGAGGGGATAAAGACCTTGAAACTGTATTAAAGGTAAAAGCAACTGCAGGTGATGAGAAATTATGA
- a CDS encoding PspC domain-containing protein: MYKKLSRSKSERIIAGVCGGIGAYLNIDPTLVRLLWIFLIFLGGGGIPAYFIAWLIIPEEY, encoded by the coding sequence ATGTACAAAAAACTTTCCAGGTCCAAAAGTGAAAGAATCATTGCAGGAGTATGTGGAGGAATCGGAGCATATCTGAATATCGACCCGACTCTGGTAAGGCTCCTGTGGATATTTCTGATATTCCTGGGTGGCGGAGGGATTCCAGCGTATTTTATAGCCTGGCTGATAATTCCTGAAGAATATTAA
- a CDS encoding indole-3-glycerol-phosphate synthase → MHDVVNQILNETSKRAAAIKIPDQNERDMKKDKKRDILAAIRKKQTEGHIPVISEVKPASPSHKYMDIPPEKAAAIAMQMERAGAVAISVLTEPKFFHGSLANLENVRREVDIPVLRKDFIIDEKQLGEISCDIILLITSVLGARLGEFVNLAIAKGMEPLVETQSEEELYIALATNAKLIGINNRNFHTMEVSLNNTIALAPLVRKYDIDHGTDHIIISESGIHSGADVRTVTEAGADALLIGTAIIKSDDIYHKTKELVETKNVQKTFQVQK, encoded by the coding sequence ATGCACGATGTTGTTAATCAGATCCTTAATGAAACGTCTAAAAGAGCAGCTGCTATAAAGATTCCTGATCAGAATGAACGTGACATGAAAAAGGACAAGAAAAGAGATATATTAGCTGCTATACGGAAAAAACAAACAGAAGGTCATATACCAGTTATCTCGGAAGTGAAGCCTGCATCACCCTCACATAAATATATGGATATACCACCGGAAAAGGCAGCCGCCATAGCAATGCAAATGGAAAGAGCGGGAGCTGTTGCTATTTCGGTACTGACTGAGCCAAAATTCTTTCACGGATCGCTTGCTAACTTAGAAAATGTCAGAAGAGAAGTGGATATACCGGTGCTCCGGAAGGACTTCATCATTGATGAAAAACAGCTTGGGGAAATATCCTGTGACATCATATTATTAATAACAAGCGTACTTGGAGCAAGACTCGGAGAATTTGTAAACCTTGCTATTGCAAAGGGCATGGAGCCACTGGTGGAAACACAAAGCGAAGAAGAACTATACATAGCCCTTGCAACAAATGCAAAACTAATAGGCATCAATAACAGGAATTTCCATACTATGGAAGTGAGCCTTAACAACACCATAGCACTGGCTCCGCTTGTAAGGAAATACGATATTGACCATGGCACTGACCACATTATCATCAGCGAAAGTGGAATACATTCAGGCGCAGATGTGAGAACGGTAACAGAGGCTGGTGCCGATGCTCTCCTCATAGGGACCGCTATAATTAAAAGCGATGATATATACCATAAGACAAAGGAGCTAGTGGAGACAAAAAATGTACAAAAAACTTTCCAGGTCCAAAAGTGA
- a CDS encoding archaellin/type IV pilin N-terminal domain-containing protein, whose amino-acid sequence MKANRRKTLFKNTGAQVGIGTLIIFIAMVLVAAVAAAVLIQTSGTLQQKAQSTGKQATQEVSSNLIVKNIEGVRAKNSATDMSSTIDLLKLKVGLNVGSASVDVNQVVVSITDGTTANNLVYAANQKTYANIGASDGAMDGFNVSDSANNLQLLLVNTTTASTTFNNCDHFFTVDRIRDEDASFSQSNPVMNTGDLINLYLATTSASSTGFNYVSTIDTSAGLKNSRLNLVPRTIVNIILTPESGVVTNADFVTPSSYGVKEAVQLYP is encoded by the coding sequence ATGAAAGCAAACAGAAGAAAAACATTATTTAAAAACACAGGTGCCCAGGTGGGTATAGGCACTCTTATTATCTTTATTGCAATGGTGCTTGTTGCAGCCGTGGCTGCGGCTGTACTCATCCAGACATCGGGTACATTGCAGCAGAAGGCTCAGTCTACAGGTAAGCAGGCCACTCAGGAAGTATCTTCAAACCTGATTGTTAAAAACATTGAGGGTGTACGCGCAAAGAACAGTGCTACTGATATGTCCTCTACCATAGATCTGCTAAAGCTAAAAGTTGGTTTGAATGTAGGAAGTGCCTCAGTAGATGTAAACCAGGTGGTTGTCTCTATTACTGATGGTACCACTGCAAATAACCTCGTTTATGCAGCCAATCAGAAAACATATGCAAACATTGGTGCTTCCGATGGAGCTATGGATGGGTTTAATGTCTCTGATTCAGCCAATAATCTGCAACTCCTTCTTGTAAATACAACTACGGCAAGCACCACGTTCAACAATTGTGATCACTTCTTTACAGTAGACAGGATACGTGATGAAGACGCTTCGTTCTCCCAGTCCAATCCTGTGATGAACACCGGTGATCTTATCAACTTATACCTGGCTACAACCTCTGCCAGCTCAACCGGCTTTAACTATGTAAGTACCATAGATACTTCAGCAGGTCTTAAGAATTCACGCCTTAACCTGGTGCCGAGGACAATTGTTAATATAATTCTTACTCCCGAGTCTGGTGTAGTGACAAATGCTGATTTTGTGACGCCTTCATCATACGGTGTGAAAGAGGCCGTACAGCTTTATCCATAA
- a CDS encoding archaellin/type IV pilin N-terminal domain-containing protein, producing MKSNRKYNLYRNSSAQVGIGTLIIFIAMVLVAAVAAAVLIQTSGTLQQKAQSTGKEATQEVSSNLIVKGIDGIRAKNSTADLAGNISLLKLKVGLNVGSSSVDVNQVVISITDGTGTNNLIYANNHKTYGYTMKDFDVSATAADNLHDLLTGTQAAPGANAKYYFTVEKIRDEDGSFTQGKPVMNTGDLAIFYVSTVCAGDTTFDKIGTTTVSKAQKDSGLEVGPRATISIVLTPESGVVTNADFITPSSYGTKETVVLYP from the coding sequence ATGAAATCTAACCGAAAATATAATTTATACAGGAACAGTAGTGCTCAGGTGGGCATTGGTACCCTTATCATCTTCATTGCCATGGTACTTGTAGCCGCAGTGGCAGCTGCTGTGCTCATCCAAACATCTGGTACACTGCAGCAGAAAGCCCAATCCACAGGCAAGGAGGCCACTCAGGAGGTTTCATCCAATCTGATCGTGAAGGGCATAGACGGTATCAGGGCCAAGAATTCTACTGCCGATCTGGCAGGCAATATTTCTCTGCTCAAGTTAAAGGTAGGTCTTAATGTTGGTAGCTCCTCGGTGGATGTCAACCAGGTGGTCATTTCTATCACTGATGGAACTGGTACGAATAACCTGATCTATGCCAACAATCATAAGACATATGGGTATACCATGAAGGATTTTGATGTTTCTGCAACTGCAGCTGACAATCTGCATGATCTGCTTACAGGCACACAGGCTGCACCTGGCGCAAATGCGAAATATTACTTCACTGTGGAAAAGATCCGTGACGAAGATGGGTCTTTCACTCAGGGAAAGCCGGTAATGAATACAGGTGACCTGGCTATCTTTTATGTTTCAACCGTATGTGCAGGAGACACGACCTTTGACAAGATTGGTACAACTACTGTAAGTAAGGCCCAGAAAGATTCAGGGCTGGAAGTAGGACCCAGAGCAACTATAAGTATTGTGCTCACGCCTGAATCAGGTGTAGTGACAAATGCTGATTTCATAACACCTTCTTCCTACGGTACCAAGGAAACGGTTGTTCTGTATCCATAA
- a CDS encoding archaellin/type IV pilin N-terminal domain-containing protein, with protein MKANKTLTMKKDTNAQVGIGTLIIFIAMVLVAAVAAAVLIQTSGTLQQKAQSTGKQATQEVSSNLIVKNIEGVRAKDSAVVLSSTIDLLRLKVGLNVGSQSVDVNQVVISITDGTTANNLVYAANDKTYATVGAADGAMDGFSSSSPATNLQKLLTANTTANSNFNNSDHYFTVDKIRDEDASFSQSNPVMNTGDLINVYIATTSSSAASAGYDYVSTTVTSGVLKQSGLNLVPRSVVNIILTPESGVVTNADFVTPSSYGVKETVQLYP; from the coding sequence ATGAAAGCAAACAAAACACTTACCATGAAGAAAGATACCAATGCTCAGGTAGGCATTGGTACACTGATCATCTTCATCGCAATGGTGCTCGTTGCAGCTGTGGCAGCAGCAGTGCTCATTCAGACATCAGGTACACTGCAGCAGAAGGCACAGTCAACTGGTAAACAGGCAACTCAGGAAGTATCTTCAAATCTCATCGTTAAGAATATTGAAGGTGTGCGTGCAAAGGATAGTGCCGTAGTTCTGTCGTCAACTATCGACCTTTTAAGGCTGAAAGTTGGTCTGAATGTAGGTAGTCAATCTGTGGACGTAAATCAGGTAGTTATCTCTATTACTGACGGTACCACTGCCAACAATCTCGTGTACGCAGCCAATGATAAAACATATGCAACTGTCGGTGCGGCCGATGGGGCAATGGATGGTTTTAGTTCCTCCAGTCCTGCCACGAATCTTCAGAAGTTACTTACAGCCAATACTACAGCAAACAGCAATTTTAACAACTCCGACCATTACTTTACAGTAGATAAGATCCGTGATGAAGACGCCTCTTTCTCCCAGTCTAATCCAGTGATGAACACTGGCGATCTTATAAACGTATACATAGCAACAACTTCATCATCAGCAGCTTCAGCTGGGTATGACTATGTGAGTACCACGGTTACTTCGGGGGTCCTTAAACAATCCGGCCTTAACCTGGTGCCGAGGTCAGTTGTCAATATCATTCTTACTCCGGAGTCTGGTGTAGTGACAAATGCTGATTTCGTGACACCTTCGTCATATGGTGTTAAGGAAACAGTGCAGTTGTATCCATGA